In the genome of Penaeus vannamei isolate JL-2024 chromosome 26, ASM4276789v1, whole genome shotgun sequence, one region contains:
- the LOC138866528 gene encoding uncharacterized protein — protein sequence MVLEKNIQVQVQSRGQFPVYVVKNTFISAKSYPFPLPLSPQQHAGDRRGTPLSVLIMGIDSVSRANMRRNMPRTFRLLRDGLGALDFRAFNKVADNTTPNMAASLMGLTQEELRRACQPASTVFDACPLIWRNFSDAGYVTAYAEDVPSVGIFHHGRFGFLREPTDYYNRPSMLASDRYIRHSAGQGVEAALCQGGATSISVVYDYSLSVARTFRDLPYFGLYWSTGLTHTVVQWASAADEPTVDFLQKLNASGALDHTAVFLLSDHGIRFGEIRATYAGLLEERLPFLFALFPPWFRDRHPRAWRSLEANTGRLVSNFDLHVTLRDILARGYEASAESLPPLAHGQSLFHEIPLNRTCEQATIPEHFCTCEQSHPVDPGDQRLRDAADFAVEQLNRLLLDYPGCVQLSVEQVSGGRIGSSRRSVSPRARSKVTTITVTFVTQPGGAQLEATVRQERSGFELSAEVSRINRYANQSRCVEDSFAERYCFCREFLEAGLVA from the exons ATGGTTCTTGAGAAGAACATACAGGTCCAGGTACAGTCAAGAGGCCAAT TCCCAGTTTATGTCGTAAAGAATACTTTCATCAGCGCGAAGTCctatccatttcctcttcctctttccccccagcAGCATGCCGGAGATCGCCGAGGGACGCCCCTGAGCGTGCTCATCATGGGCATCGACTCCGTCTCTCGCGCCAATATGCGGCGCAACATGCCCAGGACCTTCCGCCTCCTGAGGGACGGCCTCGGCGCCCTCGACTTCCGCGCCTTCAACAAGGTGGCCGACAACACGACGCCCAACATGGCCGCGTCCCTCATGGGCCTCACGCAGGAGGAGCTGCGGAGGGCGTGCCAGCCGGCGAGCACGGTCTTCGACGCCTGCCCGCTCATCTGGAGGAACTTCTCCGACGCCGGCTACGTGACCGCCTACGCCGAGGACGTCCCCTCCGTCGGCATCTTCCACCACGGGAGGTTCGGGTTCCTGCGGGAGCCGACGGACTACTACAACCGCCCCTCCATGCTGGCGTCCGACCGCTACATCAGGCACAGCGCGGGCCAGGGCGTGGAGGCCGCGCTCTGCCAGGGCGGCGCCACAAGCATCTCCGTCGTCTACGACTACTCCCTGTCCGTCGCGAGGACGTTCAGGGACCTCCCCTACTTCGGCCTCTACTGGAGCACGGGGCTGACTCACACCGTGGTCCAGTGGGCGTCGGCAGCGGACGAGCCCACCGTCGACTTCCTGCAGAAGCTGAACGCCAGCGGCGCCCTGGACCACACGGCCGTCTTCCTCCTCAGCGACCACGGCATCAGGTTCGGCGAGATCAGAGCGACCTACGCGGGTCTGCTGGAGGAGAGGCTGCCGTTCCTCTTCGCCCTGTTCCCTCCGTGGTTCAGGGACAGGCACCCGCGCGCCTGGAGGAGCCTGGAGGCGAACACGGGGCGCCTCGTGTCCAACTTCGACCTCCATGTCACGCTGAGAGACATCCTCGCTCGCGGGTACGAGGCGTCAGCGGAGAG CTTGCCTCCCTTAGCACACGGCCAGAGTCTGTTCCACGAGATCCCGCTGAACAGGACGTGCGAACAAGCCACCATTCCTGAACACTTTTGTACCTGTGAACAGTCCCATCCGGTGGACCCTGGCGACCAGAGGCTCCGAGATGCAGCTGATTTCGCCGTGGAACAGCTGAACCGCCTGTTGCTCGACTACCCGGGATGTGTGCAGCTGAGTGTGGAACAG GTCAGTGGAGGTCGAATAGGGTCGAGTCGCCGAAGTGTTTCACCACgagcgaggtcaaaggtcacgaccATCACAGTGACCTTCGTAACTCAACCAG GTGGCGCCCAACTGGAGGCGACCGTCCGGCAGGAGCGAAGCGGCTTCGAACTCTCGGCCGAAGTGTCTCGGATCAACCGGTACGCGAACCAGAGTCGGTGCGTCGAAGATTCGTTCGCGGAGAGATACTGCTTCTGTCGGGAATTTTTGGAAGCTGGGTTGGTGGCGtga